From Danaus plexippus chromosome 11, MEX_DaPlex, whole genome shotgun sequence, the proteins below share one genomic window:
- the LOC116766071 gene encoding interferon-related developmental regulator 2 produces the protein MPKGKKKGKYEHRRTELPYSSDEDAGIDMTNDNYSETSGQSDLRSHDDAENEIQEKLEEKVLEIIDALSARANAARAAALVALRNALQRRYLAHLLSGQRVTLAEHITKALRRGKDGEKKAAAAVAPLLALQIGEEGTEEFMSEVRPALFAAATDKTASLDTRTECCSSLAVLCYLLEEDLNEILEVMKMFETIFSGSYLKGDGSVKISGAAVEEGSWHAAALDGWALLLALLDGRHAAATLRERPPSFTRLAELLDACSLDVRLAAGCALAAAHERAADGDADGHVAWDEPAAAPRLALLARDSHKYRAKRDRKLQRATFRDILKYFEDGEIDEERVRVGAETLCVDSWAARGAYSALAAALGAGLAVLAPHAPELRTALGLPPAAPHAAPRAKLNKLQRHLQNTAACKARTLARNKSRDKRSAALAL, from the exons ATGCCTAAAGGAaagaaaaaaggaaaatatg AGCATAGAAGAACTGAGTTGCCATACTCATCAGACGAGGATGCTGGAATTGATATGACCAATGACAACTACTCAGAAACATCGGGACAGTCGGACTTGAGGAGCCACGACGATGCGG AAAATGAAATTCAAGAAAAATTAGAAGAGAAAGTGCTAGAAATCATTGATGCGCTTAGTGCTAGAGCTAACGCGGCTCGCGCTGCCGCTCTGGTTGCGCTACGTAATGCTTTACAAAGACGTTACCTGGCTCATTTATTGAGCGGACAGAGGGTCACACTAGCCGAACACATCACTAAGGCTCTGAGGAGGGGCAAAGACGGAGAGAAGAAGGCCGCGGCCGCTGTCGCCCCGCTATTGGCTTTAcag ATTGGTGAAGAAGGTACTGAAGAATTCATGTCTGAAGTCCGTCCGGCTCTGTTTGCTGCTGCCACTGACAAAACGGCCTCGCTAGACACTCGTACTGAG TGCTGTTCATCTCTGGCCGTACTCTGCTATCTGCTAGAAGAAGATCTCAATGAAATTTTAGAAGTAATGAAGATGTTTGAGACCATATTCAGCGGCAGCTACCTcaag GGCGACGGCAGTGTGAAAATATCGGGAGCGGCGGTGGAGGAGGGGTCGTGGCACGCGGCCGCGCTGGACGGGTGGGCGCTACTGCTGGCGCTGCTGGACGGGCGACACGCCGCCGCCACGCTTCGCGAGCGCCCGCCCTCCTTCACCCGCCTGGCCGAGCTGCTGGACGCTTGCAGCCTGGACGTGCGCCTCGCGGCCGGCTGCGCCCTCGCCGCCGCGCACGAGCGGGCCGCGGACGGCGACGCGGACGGTCACGTGGCCTGGGACGAGCCCGCCGCCGCGCCGCGCCTGGCGCTGCTGGCGCGGGACTCGCACAAGTATCGCGCGAAGAGGGACCGTAAGCTGCAGCGCGCCACCTTCAGGGACATCCTCAAGTACTTCGAGGACGGCGAGATCGACGAGGAACGAGTCCGCGTGGGGGCGGAGACTCTGTGCGTGGACAGCTGGGCGGCGCGCGGCGCGTACTCGGCGCTGGCGGCGGCGCTCGGCGCCGGCCTGGCGGTGCTCGCGCCGCACGCGCCCGAGCTCCGGACCGCACTGGGCCTGCCGCCGGCCGCGCCGCACGCCGCGCCTAGAGCTAAACTCAACAAACTGCAGAGA CATCTCCAGAACACGGCGGCGTGTAAAGCTCGCACACTGGCCCGCAATAAGAGTCGTGACAAGCGCTCGGCGGCGCTGGCTCTGTGA